A segment of the Actinomyces sp. oral taxon 171 str. F0337 genome:
AACGATCACATCGACCTGACCGTCGAACCCGGCCAGATCCACGCCCTCCTGGGCGAGAACGGCGCGGGCAAGTCCACGCTCATGAACGTCCTCTACGGCCTCCACCAGCCCGACGCCGGAGAGATCCTCATCGACGACGAGCCCGTGACCTTCTCCGGTCCGGGCGACGCCGTGGCCGCCGGCATCGGCATGGTCCACCAGCACTTCATGCTCGTGCCCGTCTTCACCGTGGCCGAGTCCGTCGCCCTGGGCTACGAGCCGGCCGGGCCGCTGGGGATCCTCAACGCCGGTGCCGCCGCGGCCAAGGTCACCGAGATCTCCCGCCGCTTCGGCTTCGACGTCGACCCCGACGCCCTCGTCGAGGACCTGCCCGTGGGCGTCCAGCAGCGCGTGGAGATCATCAAGGCCCTGGCCAGAGACGCCAAGGTCCTCATCCTCGACGAGCCTACCGCCGTGCTCACCCCGCAGGAGACCGACGAGCTCATCACCATCATGCGCGAGCTCAAGGCCTCGGGCACCTCCATCGTCTTCATCACCCACAAGCTGCGCGAGATCCGCGAGGTGGCCGACACCATCACCGTCATCCGCCGCGGCCGTGTCGTCGGCACCGCCGAGCCCACCGCCTCGGCCGCCGAGCTCGCCGGCCTCATGGTCGGCCACGACGTCTCCCTGACTGTCGACAAGCCACCGGCCGAACCCGGGGACGGCGGGCTCGCCCTGGAGGGCATCAGCCTCGTCGAGGACGGCGCCGTCCTGCTCGAGGACATCGACCTGCACGTGCACGCCGGCGAGATCCTCGCCATCGCAGGCGTCCAGGGCAACGGGCAGACCGAGCTGAGCGAGGTCATCCTCGGGCTGCGTCCGCCCACCACCGGTTCCATCGCCTTCGACGGCCAGGACGTCACCCGCCATGGGGTGCGTCGACGCCTGCGGGCCGGACTCGGTTTCGTGCCCGAGGACCGCACCACCGACGGCATGGTCGCCGAGCTCTCCGTCGCCGAGAACATGGTCCTGGACCGCTACGACGACCCCTCCCTGGGGCGGGGCCCGTCACTGTCCCCGACGCGCGTGCGCCACGCCGCCCACCGGATGCGCGAGGAGTTCGACGTGCGTGTCACCGACGTCGGCGACGCCATCTCGACCCTCTCAGGAGGCAACCAGCAGAAGGCCATCCTCGCCCGCGAACTCTCCCGGCCCCTCAAGGTGCTCGTCGCCTCCCAACCCACCCGCGGCCTGGACGTGGGCTCCATCGAGTTCGTCCACCAGCGCATCGTCGCCGAGCGGGACACCGGCACCGCCGTCCTCATCATCTCCTCCGAGCTCGATGAGATCTACGCCCTGGCCGACCGGATCGCCGTCATGTACCGCGGACGAATCGTTGGCACCGTCCCCGCCGACACCGCCCGTGACGCCCTGGGCCTCATGATGGCCGGCACCCCCGCCGAGCAGGCCCTCGACCCTCAGGAGCAGACACGATGAGCACCTCCACCACCGGCTCCGGCACCGAACCGACGCCGACGGACCAGTCCGAGGACCGCCCCGAGGGGCGGACCAAGCGCGGCCCGAGCGGCCAGTCAGGCAGTCGGCCTGCCGGCCAGGCCGCCCTGCTGCGACAGGTCATCTCCTCACCGGCCGTCGTCGGGCTGCTCGCGGTCCTGACCGCCCTGATCCTCAGCTCGATCCTCATCCTCGCGGCCGACTCCGAGGTGCGCTACACCGCCACCTACCTGTTCAACCGTCCCGGCGACTTCCTTCACGCCACCGCCTCCACCCTGAGCGAGGCCTACAGCTCCCTGCTGCGCGGCGCCATCTTCGACTGGCGCGCCACCACGGGCGTGCGCATGATCCGCCCCATCACCGACACCCTGACCAACGCCACCCCGCTCATCATTGCCGGGCTCGGCATGGCGGTGGCCTTCCGCGCCGGCCTGTTCAACATCGGCGGCCAGGGGCAGATGATCCTCGGGGCGATCACGGCCTGCTACGCGGGCATCGCCTGGAACCTGCCGCCGGTGGCCCACCTGCTCGTGGCCGTCATCGGGGCGGCGCTGGGAGGACTGGTGTGGGGCGGCATCGCCGGCGTCCTCAAGGCCCGCACCGGTGCCAACGAGGTGATCGTGACGATCATGCTCAACTCGATCGCCGCCCACCTGCTGTCCCAGGTGCTCAGCCTCAAGGCCTTCAACGGGGAGGGAGAGACCGGCAACCGCAAGTCCCTGACCGTGGCGGACACCGCCCAGTACCCCTCACTGGCCGGCGACTCCTTCCGCCTCCACACCGGATTCCTCCTCGCCCTGCTGGTCGCCGTGGCCGTGTGGTGGCTCATGGAGCGCTCCCGCCTCGGCTTCCAGCTGCGGGCCACCGGCCTCAACGCCGACGCCGCCCGTACCGCTGGCATGAGCGTGCCCTGGGTGACGTGCCTAGTCATGATGATCTCCGGCGCCCTGTGCGGACTGGCCGCCACCGCACCGGTCCTGGGCACCCAGAAGAGCATGGACGAGTCCGTCGTGGGCACCATCGGCTTCGACGCCATCACGGTGGCACTCCTGGGCCGCTCCCGCCCCGTAGGCACCGTGCTGGCCGGCCTGCTCTTCGGAGCACTGCGCGCCGGCGGCACCGCCATGCAGGCCGCACCGGGCACCCACATCAAGATCGTCCTGGTCCTGCAGTCCACGATCGTGCTGTTCATAGCCGCTCCACCTCTGATCCGAGCCATCTTCCGGCTCCCGGAGCGCCGAGAGTCCCCCGGCGGCACCGATCCGTCCCCCGCCTCAGTGACGGCCACAGCCCCGGCCGCTCCCGCCGTGAAGGAGGCCTGAGCCATGAGCGCATCAACTGCTTCCACCGATTCTCACGCCGTGACCGCATCGGATGTGTCCGCTCCCGCGGCGGTTGCGCCCATGGACCTCAAGGTCCCGATCACCGGCGTCGTCGTGCTCCTCCTGCAGGGGCTCATGGCCCTGGGGGCCCGAGGCGCGACCACCTTCGACCTCACCTCCTCCTCCGACCTCTTCCGGCTCGGGGCCCCCGAGCTCAACGCGCGCCTGGTCATCCTCGCCGCCGCTGGGATCGTCGCGGTGGCCACCGCCGTCGCCTTCGACCGGGCCCGGCGTCGCAGCAGGATCCCGACCTGGGGCGCCGCCCTCATCGGCGTCGGATTCGTCATCGCCTTCCTGGCCTGGGCCGGAGCCGGACGCAGCGGCGTCATCCCCCTGGTGACCATCCTGTCCTCCGCGCTGGGACTGAGCGTCCCCCTCGTCTACGGCTCGCTTGCCGGGATCATCGGGGAGCGCTCGGGCACCATCAACATCGCCATCGAGGGCCAGCTCCTGGGCGGGGCCTTCCTGGGCGCCGTCGTCGCCTCGGCCTGCTCCAACCCGTGGGTGGGGCTCCTGGCCGCACCCGTGGCCGGAGTCCTCGTGGCGCTCCTGCTGGCCCTGTTCGGACTGCGCTACCGGGTCAACCAGATCGTCGTCGGCGTCGTCCTCAACGTCCTGGTCTCCGGGCTCACCGGCTTCCTGTTCTCCACCTTCCTGTCCTCCAGCCCCAGCCTCAACCGGGCCCTGCGCCTGCCCACCCTGGCCGTACCGCTGCTGTCTCGGATCCCGATCATCGGGCCGGTCCTCTTCCGCCAGACGATCCTCGTCTACCTCATGTACGCGGCCGTGGCGGTCCTGTCCGTCATGCTCTTCCGCTCCCGGTGGGGGCTGAGGGTGCGGGCCTGTGGCGAGCACCCCAAGGCCGCCGACACCGTCGGCATCAACGTCATGCGTACTCGCGTGGCCAACCTGGCCCTGGCCGGGGCGCTGGCGGGACTGGGAGGGGCCTTCTTCACCGTCGGCTCGGGCCTGTCCTTCGAGAACGACATGACCGCCGGCAACGGCTACATCGCCCTGGCCGCCATGATCCTGGGTGCCTGGCGGCCCCTGGGCTCCCTGGGGGCGGCCCTGCTCTTCGGCTTCGCCACCTCCGTGGCCCAGACCCTGCCGGTCATCGGCAGCTCGGTCTCACCCGACATCATCTCCATGATCCCCTACATCGTCACGATCCTGGCGGTGGCCGGATTCGTGGGCAAGGTGCGTGCACCGGCCGCCGAGGGGGTGCCCTACCCGTGAGCAGCATCGCGCCCACTGCTCTGACCGACACCCACTGGCAGGCCCTGCGCGAGCTCGCCGTGGATGCCATGACCCGCGCCTACGCCCCTTACTCCCGCTTCAAGGTCGGCGCCGCCGCCCTGGTCGACGACGGCCGACTCGTCTCGGGATGCAACGTGGAGAACGCCGGCTACGGCGTCACCCTGTGCGCCGAGTGC
Coding sequences within it:
- a CDS encoding ABC transporter ATP-binding protein, producing MKLELRGITKAFGPLVANDHIDLTVEPGQIHALLGENGAGKSTLMNVLYGLHQPDAGEILIDDEPVTFSGPGDAVAAGIGMVHQHFMLVPVFTVAESVALGYEPAGPLGILNAGAAAAKVTEISRRFGFDVDPDALVEDLPVGVQQRVEIIKALARDAKVLILDEPTAVLTPQETDELITIMRELKASGTSIVFITHKLREIREVADTITVIRRGRVVGTAEPTASAAELAGLMVGHDVSLTVDKPPAEPGDGGLALEGISLVEDGAVLLEDIDLHVHAGEILAIAGVQGNGQTELSEVILGLRPPTTGSIAFDGQDVTRHGVRRRLRAGLGFVPEDRTTDGMVAELSVAENMVLDRYDDPSLGRGPSLSPTRVRHAAHRMREEFDVRVTDVGDAISTLSGGNQQKAILARELSRPLKVLVASQPTRGLDVGSIEFVHQRIVAERDTGTAVLIISSELDEIYALADRIAVMYRGRIVGTVPADTARDALGLMMAGTPAEQALDPQEQTR
- a CDS encoding ABC transporter permease, encoding MSTSTTGSGTEPTPTDQSEDRPEGRTKRGPSGQSGSRPAGQAALLRQVISSPAVVGLLAVLTALILSSILILAADSEVRYTATYLFNRPGDFLHATASTLSEAYSSLLRGAIFDWRATTGVRMIRPITDTLTNATPLIIAGLGMAVAFRAGLFNIGGQGQMILGAITACYAGIAWNLPPVAHLLVAVIGAALGGLVWGGIAGVLKARTGANEVIVTIMLNSIAAHLLSQVLSLKAFNGEGETGNRKSLTVADTAQYPSLAGDSFRLHTGFLLALLVAVAVWWLMERSRLGFQLRATGLNADAARTAGMSVPWVTCLVMMISGALCGLAATAPVLGTQKSMDESVVGTIGFDAITVALLGRSRPVGTVLAGLLFGALRAGGTAMQAAPGTHIKIVLVLQSTIVLFIAAPPLIRAIFRLPERRESPGGTDPSPASVTATAPAAPAVKEA
- a CDS encoding ABC transporter permease, giving the protein MSASTASTDSHAVTASDVSAPAAVAPMDLKVPITGVVVLLLQGLMALGARGATTFDLTSSSDLFRLGAPELNARLVILAAAGIVAVATAVAFDRARRRSRIPTWGAALIGVGFVIAFLAWAGAGRSGVIPLVTILSSALGLSVPLVYGSLAGIIGERSGTINIAIEGQLLGGAFLGAVVASACSNPWVGLLAAPVAGVLVALLLALFGLRYRVNQIVVGVVLNVLVSGLTGFLFSTFLSSSPSLNRALRLPTLAVPLLSRIPIIGPVLFRQTILVYLMYAAVAVLSVMLFRSRWGLRVRACGEHPKAADTVGINVMRTRVANLALAGALAGLGGAFFTVGSGLSFENDMTAGNGYIALAAMILGAWRPLGSLGAALLFGFATSVAQTLPVIGSSVSPDIISMIPYIVTILAVAGFVGKVRAPAAEGVPYP